Within Cucumis melo cultivar AY chromosome 4, USDA_Cmelo_AY_1.0, whole genome shotgun sequence, the genomic segment tttCGTTTGGAAGATCATGAAATGgcgatgaatgttggggtaaatatagatgaagatacaacaaataatatatttcaagacttattgaatcaagcacgtaatgagttgtaccccggttgttctgaattttcgtcgttgaattttttggttaagttgatgcatgtgaaagttctaaatggttggagtaacaagtcgttcgacatgttgttagaacttttaagagcagcgtttccaatgtgtaatagtactattcctagttcattttatgaagcaaaacgaaaacttcgtgacttgggtttgggatacgagactattcacgcgtgcaagtatgattgtgtattgtattggaaagagtttgctgatttgcaacattgtcctacatgtggcgaggctaggtacaaggttaatgataatagagggaaaaaaattccgcataaggtattgcgccactttcctttagtacctagattacagcgcttgtttgtatcgcaggaagggtctgctgacatgagatggcatagggacaaacgtgttgaaacagatgatgtcttaagacatccagctgatgcagaggggtggaagcactttgattctgaatttcctgattttgcttctgatccacgaaacgtgcgtttgggcttggcttcagatgggtttaacccatttggtcaaatgagtacctcgtacagtatgtggcctgttgtgttacttccttacaatttgccaccatggaaatgcatgaaagagacaaatttctttatgtcattgctcatacccggtcctaaatctcctggtagggaaattgatgtgtatctccaaccattgattgaggaattgaaagacttatggacttttggggtgcgtacgtatgactctcttacaggtcagttctttcagctatacgcagccttgttgtggacgattaatgacttcccggcgtatggtgacctatcagggtggagtacgaaggggtatcaggcatgtcctatatgcatgagtgatagatcgtccttcgggatacgaggtagaatatctttcatgggacatagacgctatcttccacagaatcacgtgtggcgtagaagtaggctacacgatggaaaggtagagcgtaaggctcctcctgtggtgatgaatgggcatgaaatattagaacaactagatcagttggaatttccagttatgagtaaacatccttcaatacaggataagaaaagaaagagagctcttaattggacgaagaaaagtatttttttcaatcttcctTATTGGTCGAGACTtttgttacgtcacaaacttgatgtaatgcacattgagaagaatgtttgtgacaatttgatTGGTACGTTATTGAACATCGAAGGGAAAACGAAGGATAACACGAATGCTAGGTTGGACTtacaagatctgaagataagaaaggatttacatcttgtagaagtgggtaaccgattggtgaagccacatgcgagctacacgttgactaccagtgaacgagtagagttttgtaagtttctgaaatcagttaagtttcccgatggatctgtttccaatatatcgagatgtgtgcatgaaagagagGGGAAAATATCAGGATTAAAAACGCATGATTgccatgttttattacatcgactgctaccaattggtattcgagcattcttaccgAAGAACGTATACACTGCTATAAccgaattatgtaattttttccgTGACTTGTGCGCCcgaacgataagagtaagtgatctagacagattgcaagcagatatcataatcatactttgtaagttggaaagaatattttcacctgccttttttagcgttatggtgcaccttgccgttcacttaccatatgaaacgaaGATTACTGGTCCGGTttcttatagttggatgtatccgaTTGAAAGGAGTCTACGAACGTTAAAGCagtatgttagaaacaaagcacgtcctgAGGGGTCAATTGCAGAAGGCTATATCATGAATGAATCTAGTACCTTTTGTTCACGTTACCTACGTGGTATAGAGActcgattcacaagagatgagcgaaatgatgataccattgtagagaacgaggtaattggtgattttgaaattttcaagcagaaagtacgacccttaggtgcatcaagtgttcgtgctatatcagaggaagagaaacgactcttccattggtacatactGAATAATGCTGACGAAATAAcagagtatcgcaagtaagcatattcatcatctttgtaatttttaaatatttgttatatattgttcttacagaaattaaactcatctctattaggaaacatttgaggctcCAACGTCGACATGCTCAAACTTCTATGGATTTGTATAAAATACATGAACGAGCATTCCCTGAATGGTTTCGAGCACAGGTGTTAGAACTGCGTCAGTCTGCAAACCTATctgatgatttcttctcactagcGATGGGACCATCCTTTGACGttcgttgttacaatggatgcatcgtTGGTGGTGTAAGATTTCACACTATTGAACTTGATTCTCGACGTACTACTCAAAATAGTGGAATaatggtcattggtgaaagcgatgcaagtggaactggagacaataatttctacggtgttctggacgaagtgttgcacgtacaatatccgttgggaagaaatgtatggctatttaagtgtcggtggtatgacacggacgtaaacaaaagtcaaagaacgaCACACATTGAAGtagggtacaaatctctcaacacatCCCGATTTTGGTACGCggaggaacctgtaattcttgcaactcaagcacatcaagttttttatgtagatgatccaaaaaatggtatcaattggaaagttgtgcaagtcatccaaaataagcgtatttgggacgtgccagaagtggaggatgttcagaatgaccatattaatatagtagaagttgttgtaagccaccaagtggatgaccacatcgaggatgacactctatgcagaaatgacgttgatcccacaatcgttgaaagaccggttgtgcgtcatgtcactgacgacttcatcgacgatgtggatgaacacttgtcacatgcaagcgatgaggaattatagtgacaaattaaaccacgtatgcacatatttatatctagtttatatattttgattctagctatgtgtttgtatttggttattgaatgtttgttttttatatgtccatagtcattatgtcatatcgacgatcaagttttatggagacggacgatatgttcctccagtttgaggaggatttagataacattgcgggagggtcgtcatctgtgggcgacaatacgggtgagtctaagaattttattcatttttaacttacaaatatttcatgtagggGTTCCTAACTTTATATcttattgtctatttattgagcagggtcttcttctcaacaaacgaccccgactcctaggagacgtgcgcagtctcgactcttggagttagagcgccacgttgcaataaatgggcgcattccgatgacgatcgcccctggagcggagaagcctatttctccacacgccgttcgcttcagccaagcgataggcgtgtgcgtgcgaaagacatttcctgtccgctgtcttaagtggacggacgttgggagagaatacattgaggtcgtcaagggcgacctccaggtaattaaatgcactacacatttatatatgatttcatttgaaacatatctaactttaaccaatctaatgtgttatgtttgtaatgtgcagcgattctttgtgcttgatttcaacgatcaagcaatgaacaggtttgttgagcatcagatgctcacgacctttaaagagttccgggccgactgtcataaacatttcaaaaagtacagcgacccggaggaggctcgtgccaatccaccaaacgcattggttggacgtgatgaggattggcacttcctctgcgaccattatatcagccgtgcattccaggtatttgtcatgattaattatgataacaagtttttatatgtataagaaataaacaatataattgttttaatgcaggagcaatcacggacaaacaaggctgctagacagaagcagccttacaatcatagtagcgggtcgaagtcgtttctacaacgacagtatgagctcgctgaaagaagagggcagccggtcgatcgtgtggaattgttccgggaaacacacgttcgagctgggacattcgtgtcgcaggccgccgaggatgcgcatgtaagttatacccttattaattatccacttttattatatattttagcgcgttacctaacataatttttaaatttgttgcagaatcaaatgctggaactccaatcccagcctaccccagagggtagtcagccactctctgaggatgagatatgcgatcaggtgttgggtcgacgaccaggctactcaaaaggccttggttggggacccaagccgaaggcccgcagaacggcaagtgcaagcagttcgtcgacatcttgttcttcgcagtccacacaaaaagagattgaattacaagctaaacttcatgaagctttggaacggattgaagtacaagatagaaatcaccaagcattagcttcacaagtggaagctatgaaaaagatgattgaagacctaactcgtgcacaacagggaccaccacatgatccctagccctgcggtacgtcgtatatgtctctattattcttaagtttttgcaatatatgattatgtattaaacttagttatttttataccatttttaggaccgaaggtgtagaatgacgcgcatacgcacctcgttgggagattgggtcttatgtttatgttttttgtatattgaaaactatattttcttgtagtaaacttattcgtattattaattttaattctattttttaatttgtgtttgtatatttattaatttaatccaaaacgtcgccaaatttttttgagcaatccgaacatcattgtgaatgtttgagcaaaatattataaggaaaaaagtaaaaataaaatatttaaaaaaatatataaaaaatatttcccgacgttcattacgtcgggaaaaaaacgtcggaaaataggctttcccgacgccgtaccaattcggcgtcgggaaagcctctcgcgacgcatttcccccgacgttcttcccgacgtcgttttgtacgtcgggatatcctttcccgacgttctttgcattttcgccgacgtatttgtgcgtcgggagtacccacgtctcttgtagtggtttagatttggctattgtttggtacacgatcgtttagatatgactacaatttatttttcaattctatcgttaaatttggttacatttaaatttggttataccatcgtttagatttgatcgtttagatgatttggctacaatttattttttcaattctatcatttaattttgttacacgatcgtttaatttggttacgtttaaatttggttacacgatcgtttatattttggGACCCAAacctaaatgaatttttttcaaaatttggtatacgatcgtttagatttggctaaacgattattttaaattcttttgctacatgatcgtttagatttgtctacacgatcgttcagatttggctaaacaattttttaaaattcttttgctacactcgtttaattttttatacgattgtttatatttgtctacacgatagtttagatttgtccacacgatcgtttattttttgttaaatgatttttttaattattttggtacacgattgtttagatttggctactccaatctaaattattttttgtacgcgatcgtttagatttggttattcaaatttaaacgacataaaaaaaccgatagaaagaaatcacggcgaaaaaaaaaaaagaaaagaaaatgacgatgaaaagataaaacaacgtaaaaaagaatctgaaaagaagaaatatgatgcaaatattaaacgacataaaaagaaattaaaaaaaaaagaagaaaagacgattgaaagatttaacgacgtaaaaaaagaattgaaaaataagaaagattatagaaagaaatcgtagaaaaaaaaaagaagaggaaaagagaaatACAATGAAAGAAATTTGGATAAAACAAATCACAGGAGtaagatgaaagaaatcgcaggagaAAAAGACGATTTCATCctgaggaagagaaaaagatgaaagggcaaacttagaataattaaaaaattgctaattttatgagctttgttatacaagccgtaaatagtttggtattttgttacatatacgtaaatttttcaaatttaaatatcatttttttttaacaattatCAGAATAAGTGATCAAACCTACAATTCAAAGAGAAACGATAGATGTTAATTGTCGTTAAGTGCTAAATTCATTGTGGCATATTCAaactttttaatattaaatcatagtcatttgttttttaaacctaaaagtttttaaattaaacatgtGTTATTCatttggaaatatatatataattacaatATGTACTAAATTTATGAACCGCCTGTAGAAAAGACATCGATTACAATTTTATATGCAtccttatttaaaattataaaagcCAAAGTTATGAGATTGATAGAGAGATTTCACTCATATTTGTATGTGTTGTTTTAATTCGTAGCAAAAGCGAATTCCAAAAGTGAGTGGAATTTACCCTTAAACACACACATATCTAATATTGTTGATGGGTATATTAAAAGtccataatttaatttttctaattattaattGAACTAAAATGTCCTACGAAACACAAATAATGATAGATTGTTTCATTTTCGTAAAAATAACTATGTTATCAAATGCTTATTTCTTTTGTTACTTCATTAAATCAATTTGGATCATGTAGCATAAATAAATGTTGAGTGTATTTTATTTTAACCTCTTAATTTTTCGGGTTTAATTTATTCTAATTTGGCTTTCCAATTTTTCATCGactaattattttagtttaaaacaaagtctcaacttttaatatttttcaagcTTCAGTTTAAATGTACAACATTTATTGATTATTCttttaatcaaataataataaagcgTATTATTTGGTTTATGTAGGGATAtaccaaaaaataaaatttagtcTAAGTTTTATCCTCGTAAAGTATCAAAAACGTTCTCAAAGTTTGAGTTAAAAATTATTAGAACTAATAAcattattttagaaatatttagGGGGACTTAAGATACAACAGTTTTTTAGCACttactttaatttaatttggtgCAAAATGCacgaatataaaaaataatttgaaatgtaGTCGAAGATAAATATCTTTCGATTTTAGAGTTTGGATcaatttaaactataaactaatattcatttgaatattaaattttggaggttttatcaatttaaacccttAACGATAATAGTtgtttatcaatttaaatattaCTTTTATAAATGTATTAACTTAATTCAAATTTCGTAGGTGTGTTAATCTAATAATATAAGAATCTTAAAATCAATACATTTATACAAGTTTAAGGTCTAAATCAATACAAGTTTCTGTTATAAATCTCCattctcttttttattatttttttaaaattaaagttcGTCAACAAGGTTGTTGATATTAAATAGAGatggaaagaaacaaaatatataataaaaaaagactatttgttaaaacaaaaaataaatatatcatttttatgTGTTCCCATTTTcgttgacttttttttttttttttaatgctaAGTTTAGATGAGTATTAGTGTGAAGTCTTCTTTTCCCTTTGTGATGgaggtttttttctttcttttcttttctttttaaggaaaaaaacaaataacaaaagaaaaaaaaagactaattttaaaagaattaaagagATGCATTTGTTGATCAATTAATTTCATTTATATATTACTTTAGAGATAAGAATGATCCTTTTCAAACATTATATATAAACAGAAGCAGACAAGTTTAATAAAATACTTAGACTTCACACACTAACTTAATTAGATTAATttccatttattttttttaataaatgataataatatacaAAAACAAGTTGTGAATAATTTGAgggtaataataataatataaaatcctaattgttttcttcttccaattaattaagatgatttgatctatttaaaatattaaaggtATCATATCTACCgcttttaatttaataattcaaaatacaaaataatatttattttaatttgaatttaaataatTGGTCAACTTTAGAAATCTTtctttaatctttcttttttgtctatatatatatatattggtataGATGGAGATGGAGATTCCAAGTCCTCTTTGAACAATTCAAGAGAAATAGAGAGCAAAAAGATATGGGTGTTTTCAAAGGACTTGTTTTAAAGTTCATCCACAAAGATTTTCATGAAGTGGTTCGAAGGATGTCCGCTATTGATACCTTTTTGTTTCTGGTAATGATTTTTACCCTATGATTGTTTTGTTGTAAAAAATTTCTTTGTTCAATAGtcatttctttgttttataaCGACAAATTTATTTGTCAAACAATAACAGTTGACTTactatatttgttttgtttcgatttcatatttttatgtttttctttttagttttggaaaattttcaaagtgtgaaatagaaagaaaaaaaattctaaaactGTAGAAAAAGTAAATAAACATATTGTAGTTTCTCCCAAAAATAAAAGCTAATGTTCATGTGGAAACTtagagacaaaaaaaaaaaaaaaacattcttaAACTGTGCTAACAAATTCACATTTTCTTAAACTTGCAGATCGTACATTTTGTTGATAAATTGGGAGTCTGGCATAAACTTCCTGTTATTTTAGGGCTACTTTATCTAGCAACTCGTCGACATCTTCATCAGCAATATAGCTTGTTCAATGTAGGGAAAGCCCCACCTGGTGGAGTACGGTTCAATCCGAAGGATTACCCATACCGAACTCCTGATGGAAAGTACAATGATCCCTTCGATGAAGATGCCGGAGCACAAGACACCTTTTTTGGCCGAAACATCCATCCCGTTGACCAATCCGAAACGGTATTAGatcatatatatgttttttgCTCATTGCCttcactttttattttaaagagAAGTATGTATTAAGTCGAAAATAATCAAGGATTCGTTTGGTAACAATTTTGTAGTTGTTGAAACCTGATCCTATGGTGGTTGCTACAAAACTTTTGGCAAGAAAAAAGCTTATCGACACTGGAAAGCAATTCAACGTGATTGCTGCTTCTTGGATTCAATTCATGATTCATGATTGGATGGATCATTTGGAGGAAACCAATCAggtttattattatatattcatcttatttatttaataatctAAAATACAAAGTTCAATGATTTGAGTGGAGTTTGAAATGTTAAAAAATATGAGAAAAAGTTGAAGACCTAGAAGAagataaatatattatttttgaaCTATTAAACTGATTTTATTTTGACACATTTACATGTATAATTTTATTAGGAATACAAATCTAGGTTATTAGTcctagattttgctattttatacAAACATATCTCAACTAACTAAAAATGGATATATTTTTTATCGAGAAGTCAAACATTTTAATCTTTTTGTTCTTTGAAGTTATGTTGAACTTTTGTATTGGTGAAAGTACAGGAGGTGGAATTGGTGGCTCCACGTGAAGTTGCAAGTGAGTGTCCATTGAAATCCTTCAAATTCTTCCCCACGAAACAAGTTCCCACAGGTGTTTCAGACATCAAAACTGGAACTATTAACATTCGAACACCTTGGTGGTAAGTAATTCAATTTCAAGCTACAAAAGTTACATTACatgttagtttttattttatctccaattttttaaatatatatatatatatagaactCTAACCTCTCGATTTTATGTTTAATACATTTAGACAAATTTAtcaattttaaaagttaattagTCTgttaaacataaatttaaattaaatatctaatGGTCATTTTAAACATGCATATTCAATTAGTAGAtgaataaaatttttagaaaaataaaattttatgtactagatttaaaattataaaaatttagagatcaaatgttgaccaacttaagtcaaattttaaaattaaggataagaatttgtaactttaaccaaaaaaaaaatctttcaactttctCTAATTATCTAGCTTCATAAATCTATTGACTTTCCTTAGGGATGGAAGTGTTTTGTATGGGAGCAATGCAGAGATGTTGGGGAAGGTAAGAACTTTTGAAGATGGGAAGCT encodes:
- the LOC127149074 gene encoding uncharacterized protein LOC127149074; translation: MSYRRSSFMETDDMFLQFEEDLDNIAGGSSSVGDNTGSSSQQTTPTPRRRAQSRLLELERHVAINGRIPMTIAPGAEKPISPHAVRFSQAIGVCVRKTFPVRCLKWTDVGREYIEVVKGDLQRFFVLDFNDQAMNRFVEHQMLTTFKEFRADCHKHFKKYSDPEEARANPPNALVGRDEDWHFLCDHYISRAFQEQSRTNKAARQKQPYNHSSGSKSFLQRQYELAERRGQPVDRVELFRETHVRAGTFVSQAAEDAHNQMLELQSQPTPEGSQPLSEDEICDQVLGRRPGYSKGLGWGPKPKARRTASASSSSTSCSSQSTQKEIELQAKLHEALERIEVQDRNHQALASQVEAMKKMIEDLTRAQQGPPHDP